The sequence below is a genomic window from Glycine max cultivar Williams 82 chromosome 20, Glycine_max_v4.0, whole genome shotgun sequence.
CTAGAACTAAAATGACTCGTTCATATGTTagtaacaaattttttattttttgatattaaCAGAATtcggattaaataaaaaagttatttttccgGTTCTTAAGAGACGGCTGTGATAAAGGAGGGAAAATGTACGAGGTTGGCGGGGCAGCCGGTGGCTTTTGGATTTGCAACTCAGAAGAAAATGACTTGATAGTTGTCAGTTGAGTGCAATGAATTAGAGAATTTGGGTAGACATTGCATGAACGATGAATTTTTCAATTGTTTATGTATGGCACCAGTGGAAGTAGCTAGACATTTTCTCCAAgcacatcccattttttttatgaccatcccatgtttttttttttaaataactactAGCTAGATAGAATGTTAATATAACTCACATTAAGTGGTACTTATATGGTGAAAATCAATTagattctaatatatatatatatatatatatatatatatatatatatatatatatatatatatatatatatatatatatatatatatatatatatatatatatatatattcatcatcCATGATTGATTCAAAGTGTCGCATCATTCTACCAAAACCTATATATTTGGTAATCTTAAAACTGGTTTAACTTTCATGTTTAGAAAAATTAACTTTAActaatgtatatatgtatagtCAGGAAATAGTTtcataattaatgtaaatatatatcaaagaatccaactatatatatatttttttcagcaTATTTTTAATACAAGAAGCACGTTGGAAAAATTGAAGATATTTATTTGCAAACTTGATCTTAAGAAGGGACCCCAGCATTGCAGTGCATGAATATATGGTAACAGCAACCAACATCAAAGGAGTATCGTTGTCATGCTTGGCTATATATTTCGAATTTTCAATATATACAAGATTAATCAATGTTCCTGTCAACATGCTGGCAATCTAGATagccaagaaaagaaaagaaaaggaacatCTAAACCATTCTGGATATTATATATCATGTTTCACAAGTGGTAGAAACTGTTTTACGTGACCCTCCATTCCAcagcaaatatatataataataataataataataataataataataataataataataataataataattccagTTCAATGTTTGGTCCAGCAAAttgcaaacaataaaaaataactatctTAGAAACGGATGCAATAACAGCTTCAATGATTCCATTCCAttccatgcatgcatgcatgttttttttaattaatatagaaaGTGCTATGAAAACCTTCCATTGCAAGCAAGGCAAAACTCGAAGACTTACAATCTTGTGTTCATTTGTATTCTTTTCTCCATCGAAGATGCTACATAAAACCGAACAACTAAAAGGCAAGGAACATATGCCAAATGCTTTTAACAATATATTATATTCATCAACATGATCGAGCTAAATCACGCgtatatatttattagttatGTGAAGCcaataatatgttttattttttgcgttaaatttagaaaaacaaaagagaagcaTGCGAGATAAAATACTTAATGCGATACTATAACTCTTAATATTAAATAACCTCTCACGTTATAAACAATTTGCTTCCTAAATATGTAACCAGGTTTTGGATCCCTACCAAGGTAGTTTTGTCCAAGTGTCAACGCACGCGTTTTTCAGAGAATAACTTTTGTAACATAGTTCACACTATGCACCGGCCACTTGCAGATTTGATTACATGCCATGTAGATACGTACTTCTTTCCTCATAAACAGCAATAAAATTGCAGTTCATGACAATACGCATGGAAGATAAGAttctttatttcaaataataatacatgAAAGATTTTGATAGTGTTGTTTGAGGTTGATCTCAAGTATgtataaatttaaagataaggAATTTTTAAGATCAATTATTTAATGGAATAAATTGAGTGCAACACTTttgttagtttaatttttttaggacaCATTAGTTGATAACTCAAatcctaaaaataataaattaatttataatatttttatagaataGGGAGCCAGTCTTGTTgaatccaaaaatatattttctaaatttctccttttaTTAAAATccatttcagaaaaatatttttccaattttatcatttattaaaaatttaattattataaaaaattaataaatgcaaCATGATAAATATACAATACAATGATTAAATGATAAGTGACTTTTGGCTTTTAAGATAGATATCACTTCAAGTATAAGGTTAGAAACTTGTTATATACGATAATTTATTATTGGATGGTATTgtaaaagatttttatattatcaatgtaaaatataaaatattaagcaTAGTTAAATATTGAACTTAGAAAAGAATTAATACCAATGTAGCGATTGAAATTAGAGAAATTTATAGATGTATATAGAGATGTTTGCCATAAgtactaattaaaataaacaattagcttgtataaagatattttatagATATGTgcgtattttcttttaataataataataataataataataataataatggaagaTATATGTGTATTCTAATATTCTAATAAACTcaaccttttatatatatatatatatatatatatatatatatatatatatattaagcattgatttaaatatattttttacatcatACCAATCCAAAAATTTCTTCAGAAGACGGTAGGCTGAATGATTGCTAAAATGGAGAACATTAAAGCGTTGGGGGTCGTTGTCACTTGTTACTTTTTGTCTAGAATATATATCTTTGTGCTTGCtagtttttttacattattaactaattaaaatttaccctctgtataattttattatcaaaatctaCAAACAATATATACTGTTTTCTTCACtacattattttctctgttaAGTATAGTGTACCGTTCATTTTAAGAAGCCAAACGCAcaagtaaataaaattactgAAACAGTTAAAATCTTATGCAACCATGTGTAAGTTTATAAAATCATGTACCAAAAAGTATCTCGCACCCCAATTATTGATCTTTCAGAACAATAGCCACATTCTATTTGATGCCTTAAGCTAGAATAATGTCATCTGGTGTTTCTAGGAGCTTCTTGAAAATTAAGTACGCTTATTCTTTCTACAAGATCAAGATGAATGATCTTTAGCTTAAAGATTTTCGATTAGCATAAACATTTATCGAGTTTGAACATACAAACCTCAAGAATCAAGATGCTTCAGAATTACAAAAGTTCCAAAGGTTTTAATAAGCTTAAGATAATATGCCGTGACATAAATCTTCAAGCAAACGGTGATGAGTTAGATCTTTGATTCTGTCACTCTAAATTAAACTATCTTCACAAATTGTTCAAGAAATTAGGTAGTGTGTTGTGTTATCTTAATTTGTAGCTAAACAAACCATTAGACTTCTCAATAAAGTTTGCTAATCAAACCCATCTAGTTTTGCAGGGGACTTTCCAAACATCCGCTTTTcataatttaactataaaataattttttcttccttttctttttcctttaattcATGCAAGGTCGGAAGTTTTAGTATTGCAAGAAATTACGGGCAAATGCAGCTGCAAATATTCTTGTGAAAATCTTCACGTTGGAGCCAAAATTGCGACCAAACTGTTTTTCATAACCTTGATTTCGTATGCAGCTGATAAAAAAAGTCCTCTTCCAACGTTTGTCATACTCATACATCGTATTCATAGAATGAAAAGTGTAGAGAAGGATCTATAAACTGATTGGCATCATATATACAAAACAATTTAGCACACATTTCTAAttccaaaattatttataagatttttacATTACTATAATAGGGAAGCAGAttcttattcttaattatttgtaGTAAAAGTGTTCCTCCGTATAGTaacaagattaaaaaataaaattgagccgtatcaactttttattttccctCAAATTTGAGTGCAAAAAGCTTGACTAGTGACTAACCAACCACATAACATTTCCCTATGATATCCCTTTATCATTTAAGCAGAGGAGAGAATAGGGACAGAATGAGTGGCTGATGATACTTTGGCTTCATGCATATTCAGCTCACATGTGACTATTATTCTTTctttcctcctttttttttttttgtgaatttgatTTGAATCCACTGCCGTGTACTATTAGTGAACCATCAGATTCAGATGCCACCTACTGAAAATATGGTCAAAAACTTCCACAAGAAGTGAAAAAGCTTTTAGCTATAACAACAAAGTTCCATACTTTTTTCCCTCATAGTATAAAAGGTTTTACAGTGACAGTGGATCGACTTTAATCCCTTCTCATTTATCTTCATCTTCTCCTTCCCCTTTTGCAGATTCCTTAACTCATTCTCCTGCCATAAACAAAGCGTTGAAATGTTAGAACTCCAAAAATCTAAAGAATTCTAAGATGGGAACAACTATGTTCAATTaacatctatatatatgactaTATGTTGAACTTGCACTTACCAATGGATCTTTTGCAATGGAGAACTGCTTCGTATATTGAGCTTTCAGAATCACAAGAGTAGCGCCAATCATCAGCAGAAAAGGCTACACTAGTTCGCGGTGAAGTAGTGTCTGAATAGTATCTCCTATTCTTCACAGCCTCACCTCTTTTAGCAACAGCTTCAGTACTAGACTTATGAACCCTCAGCTTTCTACACAAAGGCCTCAAGAAATTCAGATACTTCTGAAACACTCTCCTTGACAATGTTCTGCACCTTTTTAAGGAAAGGCATCTAGAAGGGCCTGTAGGAGCCTCACTCGTTGGTGCATGTGAAGATGATGAGACCAGGCTTGTGTTGGAGTCTGAGGACTCATATTCTTCCATTTGCAATGACTCAACAAAGAGTGGCATGAGATAGCCATTGGAAAAGAGTTCGTCTGCATGGACAAGAGTGAGAGGGGACTGTGAAATTGGGAAGTCAAATTTGGAGTCCTGTGAGTTCTTGAAGAATCTTTTAGAGGGTGGCATTCTTGGGTCCATCTCAATGAaggaagcttcatcagatgcaTCAAGGGAGGTTCTTAGGGAGCTTTCTAGGCTTTCTAGTGATGATGGCCTTAGGTTCACTAACCAACTGTATGAGAAGCTTTCAATAGAAAGAGGCTGGGAAGTTTCCATGGTTACTACTCTGAAGGCATAGAAGGAATCTTGGAAAGAATTGACAATTTAAGGGAAGGGGATACAAGGTGGGCTATAGCTAGCAAAAGCACTCACTCTTCTTATGCAGCATATCTTTTGACTTATATGTATACATGCTCACACACACATGACACACCCCTTAATATATCATCTCTGTCCAAGAATTAGTCATGTGGCTGTCTGGCAAGAGacaatgaattttaataattggAAATGAGAAAGGGAGAAAAAGAAACAGGAATGTGAGCCCACCAATAGACCCATAATGTCCTGTTTCATCAGTAGTTAGCCTcacctttaatttttaatcatttattgctttaaaaatttaataaaaagggGTTGGTTTGTTTCTGGACTTAACAGTCTAAATAACAAATCACATTCAAGAAAATCCAGGAGGTTCTTGCATAGTAATTGTCAAATGTTGGTACATTAGgaatccagaaaaaaaaaacagaactaTACTTTTCAATGCTTTAGAATGCTGCCTTtaagcttttatttatttttttgttcagtACATTGAAACTCAAAAGTAACAAAGGGGGGTATCTTTGCTAATTACACTTGCCGACTGGGGAAAAgtataattagtttaaaatttaaatcctcAATTATGCCATAAATCAgtgttttaaattcaaattaagttTGCTGTGCTTTGTTATTGTCTTCTAGTTCTgtgtaataatattatttggatgGACATGAC
It includes:
- the LOC100807566 gene encoding Probable membrane-associated kinase regulator 6-like, with amino-acid sequence METSQPLSIESFSYSWLVNLRPSSLESLESSLRTSLDASDEASFIEMDPRMPPSKRFFKNSQDSKFDFPISQSPLTLVHADELFSNGYLMPLFVESLQMEEYESSDSNTSLVSSSSHAPTSEAPTGPSRCLSLKRCRTLSRRVFQKYLNFLRPLCRKLRVHKSSTEAVAKRGEAVKNRRYYSDTTSPRTSVAFSADDWRYSCDSESSIYEAVLHCKRSIGE